The nucleotide window GCAGCATGATTGACACGCAGGCAGTTTTCGTACAAAGCCTTAATATACCGGCCACCTCCCCCACGGTTCGATACGCCATGAGCGCAATTCCTCAATGAGTCAGCTCTGGATCGATATCACGATCGGCTCACTGACCTTTGCGCTGATCATCGCGCTAATCTGGCGCGATCGTTCGCTGCAAAAGCAGTTGGCCGAGTGCCGTGCGCTGATCGACAGCCTCACCGAGGGACAAAGCATCCATCAGGAAGGCGACGCCGAACGCTTCAAACGCAGCCAATACTTCGCCCGCATCGGCACCTGGGATTGGGAGGTCGATACCGACAAGCTTTATTGGTCGGACGCGATCTACGGCATGTTCGGGTTCAAGATCGGCGAGGTGACGCCCACCTACGCACTGTTCTGCGCCTGCGTGCACCCGGACGACCGGGTGAAGGTCCGCGCCGGAGAACTGCGTTGCCTGGAGACCGGCGAGAACCATGACGAGGAATACCGCGTGGTCTGGCCGGACGGCAGCATCCGCTGGCTGCGGGAAACCGGCAACGTGGTCAAGAATGCCCATGACGCAACGATCAAGATGATGGGCGTCGTACGCGACATCACCGAAGAAAAAGCTTCCGCCAGTTACCTGCAACACCTGGCCCATTACGACCCGTTGACCGGTTTGCCCAATCGCCTGGTGCTTGAAGAACGCCTGTCCGATGCGCTG belongs to Pseudomonas sp. B21-015 and includes:
- a CDS encoding sensor domain-containing diguanylate cyclase, with protein sequence MSQLWIDITIGSLTFALIIALIWRDRSLQKQLAECRALIDSLTEGQSIHQEGDAERFKRSQYFARIGTWDWEVDTDKLYWSDAIYGMFGFKIGEVTPTYALFCACVHPDDRVKVRAGELRCLETGENHDEEYRVVWPDGSIRWLRETGNVVKNAHDATIKMMGVVRDITEEKASASYLQHLAHYDPLTGLPNRLVLEERLSDALEQARISATRVALVFVDLNGFKAINDHYGHAAGDRVLITTATRLKKILRSTDTVARIGGDEFVVILQGLPQGNSLQDEARSICQKIFVELAPPVTIGNDQRHIGSSLGVAVFPDHAPSMDRLIHIADLAMYEAKRSGNNQYRLGGQTVSRV